Proteins from a single region of Thamnophis elegans isolate rThaEle1 chromosome 17, rThaEle1.pri, whole genome shotgun sequence:
- the LOC116519911 gene encoding mucin-7-like, protein MNFQNQQGGQNHLSPQWGGPAHQWSGPTQQWCAPPQQCCPPPQQCCPPPQQWCPPPQQCCAPPQQWCAPPQPSGAMPQPSGAMPQPSGTPSQLSGATSQQWCATPQQWCAPPQQWCAPPQQWCAPPQQWCAPPQQWYALPTQWCAPTQSSGAPPQSSGIPPQPSGSTPQPSGAPPQPSGAPPQPSSAPPQQSGAPPQQSGAPPQQSGATPQQSAATPQQSGPSPQQSGDTPQQSGAE, encoded by the coding sequence ATGAACTTCCAGAATCAGCAGGGCGGTCAAAACCACCTGTCTCCACAGTGGGGGGGCCCAGCTCATCAGTGGTCTGGCCCAACTCAGCAGTGGTGTGCCCCACCTCAGCAATGCTGCCCCCCACCTCAGCAATGCTGCCCCCCACCTCAGCAATGGTGCCCCCCACCTCAGCAGTGTTGCGCCCCACCTCAGCAGTGGTGCGCCCCACCTCAACCGTCCGGCGCCATGCCTCAGCCATCTGGTGCCATGCCTCAGCCGTCGGGCACCCCATCTCAGTTGTCGGGCGCCACATCTCAGCAGTGGTGCGCCACACCTCAGCAGTGGTGCGCCCCACCTCAGCAGTGGTGCGCCCCACCTCAGCAGTGGTGCGCCCCACCTCAGCAGTGGTGCGCCCCACCTCAGCAGTGGTACGCCTTACCTACTCAGTGGTGCGCCCCAACTCAGTCATCGGGCGCTCCGCCTCAGTCGTCTGGCATCCCTCCTCAGCCATCGGGCAGCACGCCTCAGCCGTCCGGCGCCCCTCCTCAGCCGTCCGGCGCCCCACCTCAGCCGTCCAGTGCTCCTCCTCAGCAGTCAGGCGCCCCTCCTCAGCAGTCGGGCGCCCCTCCTCAGCAGTCAGGCGCCACACCTCAGCAGTCGGCCGCCACGCCTCAGCAGTCGGGCCCCTCTCCTCAGCAGTCAGGTGACACGCCTCAGCAGTCAGGTGCCGAGTAG